One window of the Hoplias malabaricus isolate fHopMal1 chromosome Y, fHopMal1.hap1, whole genome shotgun sequence genome contains the following:
- the LOC136679260 gene encoding terminal nucleotidyltransferase 4B-like isoform X1 — translation MDPRIAWFQPEQRGPASSLWMQIWETTQGLGSLYFNNTASNNSGNNGNNFGAGPATPSSRLNGGDGGGLAADGKSCEEKAKEKGMSGSSDAAEQRDFIPLEANNNHNSARYGSRGGGAGGGATGQPLIASTGIAAAASHRNKRKRENKASTFGFNRSLLLHGCGPEDEEYTGTPWKSRNYPEGIVGLHEEIKDFYEYMSPRPEEERMRLEVVDRIQRVIKDLWPSADVQVFGSFSTGLYLPTSDIDLVVFGNWETLPLWTLEEALRRRNVADENSVKVLDKATVPIIKLTDSRTEVKVDISFNVHSGVKAANLIKDFKKKFPVLPYLVLVLKQFLLQRELNEVFTGGIGSYSLFLMAVSFLQLHYREDASSPNSNMGVLLIEFFELYGRHFNYLKTGIRIKDGGSYVAKDEVLKGMLDGYRPSMLYIEDPLQPGNDVGRSSYGAMQVKQAFDYAYVVLSHAVSPIAKYYPNNKSESILGRIIRVTREVAEYRDWISEHWGGQSHSEPALNCNGNDVTHLVESQELDECNNNLSDDVVVLPPAPRSKASSNSSSPPPSSPSSPSSSSSPSPSSTASSDADSDGTPYKTVKQLAVRCSNAHRENPERNLTNHRAQNHSMTTPTTSHKGSKQSRQFRPSKSSQGQQSISSNKSHQSSKAHHHGNGKRRKPQREAVHEDLCR, via the exons ATGGATCCTCGAATCGCCTGGTTCCAGCCAGAGCAGCGCGGACCCGCCAGCAGCCTGTGGATGCAGATCTGGGAAACCACGCAGGGCCTAGGCAGCTTGTACTTTAATAACACCGCGAGTAACAACAGCGGGAACAACGGTAATAACTTCGGAGCGGGTCCGGCCACACCGAGCTCAAGACTGAACGGAGGAGACGGCGGAGGGCTCGCGGCGGACGGTAAAAGCTGTGAGGAGAAGGCGAAGGAGAAGGGCATGTCTGGCTCCAGCGACGCGGCGGAGCAGCGGGACTTCATTCCTCTTGAGGCGAACAACAACCATAACAGCGCTCGGTACGGGTCTCGGGGCGGCGGGGCCGGAGGGGGAGCCACGGGACAGCCACTTATCGCTTCAACCGGCATAGCTGCCGCGGCATCCCATCGCAACAAGAGGAAACGTGAGAACAAGGCGAGCACATTTGGCTTTAACAGGAGTCTCTTGCTCCACGGCTGCGGCCCCGAGGACGAGGAATACACGGGCACGCCGTGGAAAAGCAGAAACTACCCGGAGGGCATCGTGGG GCTCCATGAAGAGATTAAAGACTTCTATGAGTACATGTCTCCTCGGCCAGAGGAAGAGCGGATGAGGCTGGAGGTTGTTGACCGAATCCAGAGAGTCATCAAGGACCTGTGGCCCAGTGCAGAT GTCCAGGTTTTTGGCAGTTTCAGCACCGGCCTGTATTTGCCTACAAG TGATATAGACCTGGTGGTGTTTGGGAACTGGGAGACGCTTCCTCTGTGGACGTTAGAAGAGGCATTGCGTAGAAGAAACGTTGCAGATGAAAACTCTGTCAAAGTGCTTGACAAAGCAACG GTTCCCATTATCAAACTGACAGACTCGAGAACTGAGGTGAAAGTCGACATCAGCTTTAATGTGCACAGTGGGGTTAAGGCAGCCAATCTCATCAAAGATTTTAAAAAG AAATTCCCTGTGTTGCCATATTTGGTACTGGTGCTTAAACAATTCCTGCTACAAAGAGAGCTGAATGAGGTCTTCACTGGAGGAATCGGATCATACAGCCTGTTTCTCATGGCTGTTAGCTTCCTGCAG CTGCATTACAGGGAGGATGCGTCCAGTCCGAATTCTAATATGGGCGTCCTGCTGATAGAGTTCTTTGAGTTGTATGGCCGGCACTTTAACTATCTGAAGACAGGCATCCGGATCAAAGATGGTGGCTCATATGTGGCCAAAGATGAAGTGCTGAAAGGCATGCTGGATGGATACAGACCATCCATGCTGTACATTGAGGACCCACTGCAGCCAG gtaatGATGTCGGCCGGAGTTCCTATGGGGCCATGCAGGTGAAACAAGCCTTTGATTATGCATATGTTGTTCTGAGCCATGCTGTCTCTCCTATTGCCAAGTACTATCCCAACAACAAGTCTGAGAG CATTCTTGGTCGAATAATCCGTGTTACACGGGAAGTTGCAGAGTACCGTGATTGGATCAGTGAGCATTGGGGCGGGCAATCACACAGTGAGCCTGCCCTCAACTGCAATG GTAACGATGTTACCCACCTAGTGGAGTCTCAAGAGCTTGATGAGTGTAATAACAATCTATCTGATGATGTTGTGGTCCTTCCGCCTGCCCCACGGAGCAAAGCATCTTCCAACTCGTCCTCCCCTCCCCCTTCCTCACCTTCGTCGccatcttcttcatcatcaccttctccttcctcaacaGCATCCAGCGACGCA GATTCTGATGGAACACCCTATAAGACTGTAAAACAGCTGGCTGTGCGGTGCTCCAATGCTCACAGAGAAAACCCTGAAAGGaatctgaccaatcacagagcacAGAATCACTCCATGACTACACCCACCACCAGCCACAAGGGCAGCAAG CAGAGCCGCCAGTTTAGACCAAGCAAAAGCTCTCAAGGCCAGCAGAGCATCTCCAGCAACAAGAGCCACCAAAGCAGCAAGGCCCATCACCACGGCAACGGCAAGAGAAGGAAACCTCAGCGGGAAGCAGTGCACGAAGACTTGTGCAGATAG
- the LOC136679260 gene encoding terminal nucleotidyltransferase 4B-like isoform X2, with protein MDPRIAWFQPEQRGPASSLWMQIWETTQGLGSLYFNNTASNNSGNNGNNFGAGPATPSSRLNGGDGGGLAADGKSCEEKAKEKGMSGSSDAAEQRDFIPLEANNNHNSARYGSRGGGAGGGATGQPLIASTGIAAAASHRNKRKRENKASTFGFNRSLLLHGCGPEDEEYTGTPWKSRNYPEGIVGLHEEIKDFYEYMSPRPEEERMRLEVVDRIQRVIKDLWPSADVQVFGSFSTGLYLPTSDIDLVVFGNWETLPLWTLEEALRRRNVADENSVKVLDKATVPIIKLTDSRTEVKVDISFNVHSGVKAANLIKDFKKKFPVLPYLVLVLKQFLLQRELNEVFTGGIGSYSLFLMAVSFLQLHYREDASSPNSNMGVLLIEFFELYGRHFNYLKTGIRIKDGGSYVAKDEVLKGMLDGYRPSMLYIEDPLQPGNDVGRSSYGAMQVKQAFDYAYVVLSHAVSPIAKYYPNNKSESILGRIIRVTREVAEYRDWISEHWGGQSHSEPALNCNGNDVTHLVESQELDECNNNLSDDVVVLPPAPRSKASSNSSSPPPSSPSSPSSSSSPSPSSTASSDADSDGTPYKTVKQLAVRCSNAHRENPERNLTNHRAQNHSMTTPTTSHKGSKSRQFRPSKSSQGQQSISSNKSHQSSKAHHHGNGKRRKPQREAVHEDLCR; from the exons ATGGATCCTCGAATCGCCTGGTTCCAGCCAGAGCAGCGCGGACCCGCCAGCAGCCTGTGGATGCAGATCTGGGAAACCACGCAGGGCCTAGGCAGCTTGTACTTTAATAACACCGCGAGTAACAACAGCGGGAACAACGGTAATAACTTCGGAGCGGGTCCGGCCACACCGAGCTCAAGACTGAACGGAGGAGACGGCGGAGGGCTCGCGGCGGACGGTAAAAGCTGTGAGGAGAAGGCGAAGGAGAAGGGCATGTCTGGCTCCAGCGACGCGGCGGAGCAGCGGGACTTCATTCCTCTTGAGGCGAACAACAACCATAACAGCGCTCGGTACGGGTCTCGGGGCGGCGGGGCCGGAGGGGGAGCCACGGGACAGCCACTTATCGCTTCAACCGGCATAGCTGCCGCGGCATCCCATCGCAACAAGAGGAAACGTGAGAACAAGGCGAGCACATTTGGCTTTAACAGGAGTCTCTTGCTCCACGGCTGCGGCCCCGAGGACGAGGAATACACGGGCACGCCGTGGAAAAGCAGAAACTACCCGGAGGGCATCGTGGG GCTCCATGAAGAGATTAAAGACTTCTATGAGTACATGTCTCCTCGGCCAGAGGAAGAGCGGATGAGGCTGGAGGTTGTTGACCGAATCCAGAGAGTCATCAAGGACCTGTGGCCCAGTGCAGAT GTCCAGGTTTTTGGCAGTTTCAGCACCGGCCTGTATTTGCCTACAAG TGATATAGACCTGGTGGTGTTTGGGAACTGGGAGACGCTTCCTCTGTGGACGTTAGAAGAGGCATTGCGTAGAAGAAACGTTGCAGATGAAAACTCTGTCAAAGTGCTTGACAAAGCAACG GTTCCCATTATCAAACTGACAGACTCGAGAACTGAGGTGAAAGTCGACATCAGCTTTAATGTGCACAGTGGGGTTAAGGCAGCCAATCTCATCAAAGATTTTAAAAAG AAATTCCCTGTGTTGCCATATTTGGTACTGGTGCTTAAACAATTCCTGCTACAAAGAGAGCTGAATGAGGTCTTCACTGGAGGAATCGGATCATACAGCCTGTTTCTCATGGCTGTTAGCTTCCTGCAG CTGCATTACAGGGAGGATGCGTCCAGTCCGAATTCTAATATGGGCGTCCTGCTGATAGAGTTCTTTGAGTTGTATGGCCGGCACTTTAACTATCTGAAGACAGGCATCCGGATCAAAGATGGTGGCTCATATGTGGCCAAAGATGAAGTGCTGAAAGGCATGCTGGATGGATACAGACCATCCATGCTGTACATTGAGGACCCACTGCAGCCAG gtaatGATGTCGGCCGGAGTTCCTATGGGGCCATGCAGGTGAAACAAGCCTTTGATTATGCATATGTTGTTCTGAGCCATGCTGTCTCTCCTATTGCCAAGTACTATCCCAACAACAAGTCTGAGAG CATTCTTGGTCGAATAATCCGTGTTACACGGGAAGTTGCAGAGTACCGTGATTGGATCAGTGAGCATTGGGGCGGGCAATCACACAGTGAGCCTGCCCTCAACTGCAATG GTAACGATGTTACCCACCTAGTGGAGTCTCAAGAGCTTGATGAGTGTAATAACAATCTATCTGATGATGTTGTGGTCCTTCCGCCTGCCCCACGGAGCAAAGCATCTTCCAACTCGTCCTCCCCTCCCCCTTCCTCACCTTCGTCGccatcttcttcatcatcaccttctccttcctcaacaGCATCCAGCGACGCA GATTCTGATGGAACACCCTATAAGACTGTAAAACAGCTGGCTGTGCGGTGCTCCAATGCTCACAGAGAAAACCCTGAAAGGaatctgaccaatcacagagcacAGAATCACTCCATGACTACACCCACCACCAGCCACAAGGGCAGCAAG AGCCGCCAGTTTAGACCAAGCAAAAGCTCTCAAGGCCAGCAGAGCATCTCCAGCAACAAGAGCCACCAAAGCAGCAAGGCCCATCACCACGGCAACGGCAAGAGAAGGAAACCTCAGCGGGAAGCAGTGCACGAAGACTTGTGCAGATAG